One window from the genome of Haloprofundus halobius encodes:
- a CDS encoding flippase, translating to MDLGRSSFSMVLSKSGNALLMFGAITFFARALDSTQLGIFFLFFAVQGLLSIPADLGLRGALEKRLSEGGDVETILGSALAFKMVLLGVVSLAILAFRPWINDYLGADLAGLLIITLVLRELGMLYIRAVRGELRVGETAPIEFARRFVWVAVGVILVTQGFGILGIVYGLILGSAVSLIWAYAKCSIAIGSPSMVEVKSLFAFSKYDTITSVGGEIYQWMDSAFIGFFLAAHFVSVYEIAWQITLLVILVSRSISLTLFPQISQWNATASNDLIEETLSNAVGFAVFVSIPAIVGSMLYSTEILHYIFGPEYTVASLVLVILMIEKLFQSFNDIVGRTVRAIDRPDLAAKATVVSVSMNLVLNPILIVSIGFVGAAIATTISWFFNMLLHTHYLSRYITIQIPYRLIGWYTVMSLVMGGVLLVVKSALPVTGLSLLIGQIGLGTAIYFAAAVVVPDVRRRIVVPGLRIIGIRVDWR from the coding sequence ATGGACCTTGGTCGCTCGTCGTTCAGCATGGTGCTCTCGAAGAGTGGTAACGCTCTCCTGATGTTCGGCGCCATCACCTTCTTCGCTCGGGCGCTCGACTCGACGCAGTTGGGGATCTTCTTTCTCTTCTTCGCCGTACAGGGACTTCTGTCGATTCCGGCCGATCTGGGTCTCCGTGGAGCACTGGAGAAGCGCCTCAGCGAGGGGGGAGACGTGGAGACGATACTCGGCTCCGCTCTCGCGTTCAAAATGGTACTGTTGGGGGTCGTCTCGCTGGCGATTCTCGCGTTTCGACCGTGGATAAACGACTACCTCGGTGCCGACCTCGCGGGACTCCTCATAATCACCCTGGTGCTCCGAGAGCTCGGAATGCTGTACATTCGCGCGGTACGCGGCGAACTCCGCGTCGGCGAAACCGCACCCATCGAGTTCGCCCGGCGGTTCGTCTGGGTCGCGGTCGGAGTGATCCTCGTCACGCAGGGGTTCGGTATCCTCGGCATCGTATACGGCCTCATACTCGGTTCTGCGGTCTCGCTGATTTGGGCGTACGCGAAGTGTAGCATCGCCATCGGGAGCCCCTCGATGGTGGAGGTGAAGTCGCTTTTCGCCTTCTCGAAGTACGACACCATCACCTCGGTCGGCGGCGAAATCTACCAGTGGATGGACTCGGCGTTCATCGGATTCTTCCTCGCCGCCCATTTCGTCAGCGTGTACGAGATCGCGTGGCAGATCACGCTGCTCGTCATCCTGGTGAGCAGGTCCATCTCGCTGACGCTGTTCCCGCAGATAAGCCAGTGGAACGCCACCGCCTCGAACGACCTCATCGAGGAGACCCTCTCGAACGCTGTCGGCTTCGCCGTCTTCGTTTCGATTCCGGCCATCGTCGGCTCGATGCTCTACTCGACGGAGATTCTCCACTACATCTTCGGACCGGAGTACACCGTCGCCTCGCTCGTACTCGTAATTCTGATGATAGAGAAGCTGTTTCAGTCGTTCAACGACATCGTCGGCAGAACCGTCCGGGCGATAGATCGCCCTGACCTCGCCGCGAAAGCGACGGTCGTCTCCGTCAGTATGAACCTGGTTCTCAACCCGATACTCATCGTCTCCATCGGGTTCGTCGGTGCGGCTATCGCTACCACCATCTCGTGGTTCTTCAACATGCTCCTCCACACCCACTATCTCTCCCGGTACATCACCATCCAGATTCCGTACCGGCTCATCGGGTGGTACACGGTCATGTCGCTGGTGATGGGCGGGGTTCTCCTCGTGGTCAAGTCGGCGCTGCCCGTGACTGGACTCTCCCTCTTGATCGGACAGATCGGACTCGGCACCGCCATCTATTTCGCCGCGGCAGTCGTCGTGCCCGACGTCCGGAGACGGATCGTCGTTCCGGGGCTCCGAATCATCGGGATACGGGTCGACTGGCGCTGA
- a CDS encoding DUF2206 domain-containing protein: MAQNISQTEMQVAWSPIAIVTVVGGLLVAFWASTLVSASTPVFSGVRVLTASLLFLFFPGALVIRLLDLRVRSFGPFVVLSVGLSFAILSAVTITTSVALPALGVTAPLALVPLGVVLSLVVAGLVALVSSTDTELPRLNTDFGVSTPVLALVTFLPTVAAVATILMDSSGNNAGMFLFVVATAFVAVLASVRHLPSTFYPLTVFSVALSMVLHRSLLTDHVVGADIQNTFFVSSVIGRAGVWSPEINGTSMAVPMMTSVPVSVTVLTGIGLPTTFKVTYALLFALVPVGMYYIAREVFDSNIALFGSLFISFYHLSFYFTPGKQLVSQLFVVGLMLLYVRTRLATTGSKAAAVLLAVGLVHSHYAVTYVLGISLLVAVTGLFLTRRIVGKFDHGLSFSYPLILLGGATAWYVYSSQELVSTLASIPISLRDQIITLLLTGIVQGSGSSYVAGPSTYLDDLRLLLYVVFSLLLTVGLARHALTQLRQIWDGEAPDYVEYTALAVPLLVFLCSAYFFTINLWADRAYQLVLVVLAPFMPLGYRILVEDFNTVRSAISSRDFSPERASIGRGSWTVLAVLLAVLLAFNSGMVFAVAGPAQTASFNPEAHDYAFSEDERAGANWLLVNTNITETEAYTPDQTDNSDEVPVFTDSVSSQMFRSELPDSYYTSETIDLKDRWDPQLDLDRVDRGYVYLRHRSVVDVDPDEPVSTDHLSKANETVITSTHHVVYSNGNASVVKVQPEMVGNETQPWNDSSNVSPPPAELTAAETTRSDVSHARHSNGGSRR; the protein is encoded by the coding sequence ATGGCACAAAATATCTCCCAAACAGAGATGCAGGTGGCGTGGAGCCCGATCGCAATCGTCACCGTCGTCGGTGGTCTGCTCGTCGCCTTCTGGGCAAGCACGCTCGTCTCGGCATCCACGCCCGTCTTCTCGGGTGTTCGAGTGCTCACCGCGAGCCTCCTCTTTCTGTTCTTCCCCGGTGCGTTGGTGATTCGCCTGCTCGACCTTCGAGTGCGTTCGTTCGGTCCGTTCGTCGTGCTCTCCGTCGGATTGAGTTTCGCCATCCTCTCGGCGGTAACGATCACGACGAGTGTCGCCTTGCCGGCTCTCGGCGTGACGGCGCCGCTGGCGTTGGTGCCGCTCGGGGTCGTGCTCTCGCTCGTCGTCGCGGGCCTGGTCGCGCTCGTCTCCTCGACGGACACCGAACTCCCGAGGCTGAACACCGACTTCGGGGTGTCGACGCCCGTACTCGCACTCGTCACGTTCCTGCCGACCGTCGCCGCCGTCGCGACCATCCTCATGGACAGCAGCGGCAACAACGCCGGGATGTTCCTGTTCGTCGTCGCGACCGCGTTCGTCGCCGTTCTCGCGTCGGTTCGACACCTCCCGTCGACGTTCTATCCGCTCACCGTCTTCTCGGTCGCGCTCTCGATGGTCCTGCACCGGAGCCTGTTGACCGACCACGTCGTCGGAGCGGACATCCAGAACACCTTCTTCGTCTCGTCGGTCATCGGCCGCGCGGGCGTGTGGAGTCCGGAGATAAACGGGACGTCGATGGCCGTTCCGATGATGACGTCGGTCCCGGTATCGGTGACGGTGCTCACCGGTATCGGACTGCCGACGACGTTCAAGGTGACCTACGCGCTTCTGTTCGCACTCGTCCCGGTCGGGATGTACTACATCGCGCGTGAAGTGTTCGACTCGAACATCGCGCTGTTCGGAAGCCTCTTCATCTCGTTCTACCACCTCTCGTTTTACTTCACGCCCGGCAAGCAGTTGGTCTCGCAACTGTTCGTCGTCGGACTGATGCTGCTCTACGTTCGGACACGGCTCGCCACGACCGGGAGTAAAGCCGCCGCGGTTCTCCTGGCAGTCGGGCTTGTCCACAGTCACTACGCGGTGACGTACGTGCTCGGAATCTCGCTTCTCGTCGCCGTCACCGGGCTCTTTCTGACGCGACGGATCGTCGGCAAGTTCGACCACGGACTCTCGTTTAGCTACCCGCTGATTCTCCTCGGCGGAGCGACGGCGTGGTACGTCTACTCTTCACAAGAGCTGGTTTCGACGCTCGCGTCCATCCCGATAAGCCTCCGCGACCAGATAATCACACTCCTTCTGACCGGGATCGTCCAGGGGTCGGGCAGCAGCTACGTCGCCGGCCCGTCGACGTACCTCGACGACCTCCGTCTCCTGCTCTACGTGGTGTTCTCGTTACTGCTGACGGTCGGGCTAGCCCGGCACGCCCTCACCCAACTGCGCCAGATCTGGGACGGTGAGGCCCCCGACTACGTGGAGTACACGGCGTTGGCGGTCCCGCTCCTCGTCTTCCTGTGTTCGGCGTACTTTTTCACCATCAACCTCTGGGCCGACAGAGCGTACCAGTTGGTGCTCGTCGTCCTCGCGCCGTTCATGCCGCTCGGCTATCGAATCCTCGTCGAGGATTTCAACACCGTCCGCAGCGCCATCTCCTCGCGCGACTTCTCGCCGGAACGGGCCTCGATCGGACGGGGCAGTTGGACCGTCCTCGCAGTACTTCTCGCGGTGCTTCTGGCGTTCAACTCCGGTATGGTGTTCGCGGTCGCCGGCCCCGCCCAGACGGCGTCGTTCAACCCCGAGGCGCACGACTATGCGTTCAGCGAGGACGAGCGCGCCGGCGCGAACTGGCTGCTCGTGAACACCAACATCACGGAAACCGAGGCGTACACGCCGGACCAGACTGACAACTCGGACGAGGTTCCGGTGTTCACCGACTCCGTCAGCAGTCAGATGTTCAGGTCGGAACTCCCCGACAGCTACTACACCAGCGAGACGATCGACCTCAAGGATCGCTGGGACCCCCAACTGGATCTCGACCGGGTAGACAGGGGGTACGTCTACCTCCGCCACCGTAGCGTCGTCGACGTCGACCCCGACGAACCCGTGTCGACGGACCACCTCTCGAAAGCCAACGAGACGGTGATAACGTCGACGCACCACGTCGTCTACAGCAACGGGAACGCCAGCGTCGTCAAGGTCCAACCGGAGATGGTCGGCAACGAGACGCAACCGTGGAACGACTCCTCGAACGTGTCGCCGCCGCCGGCAGAACTCACGGCGGCGGAGACGACGCGTTCCGACGTTTCTCATGCGCGGCACTCGAACGGGGGAAGTCGACGGTGA
- a CDS encoding glycosyltransferase family 2 protein, whose product MTDSNDRPLVSYIVATFNRADDLADAVDSVLAQQYRPLEVVVVSNSTDRAREAELFEDGGRFDLDCVQYHHYPERMGAPGAKNVAIEHASGEFVVQIDDDAVMVDEDATDEVLRLFERYEDVGILAFKSLDYYTGEVKVDETPDAPEFHISPEEQYRTTSFIGMGTAFRREMFETTGLYPDNFVYGFEEMDLSIRALDAGYDILYAPSVAVYHKKTPEGRIPDTETKERLVENRINIAVRNLPWRYVLFTTLIYSVYVVFLTKSVSSLANVYRRLYGKRDRLRAERNVVDRRTIERIKSRKTMLFLWWYGPHPKRIFGPDGDLGRLKWEA is encoded by the coding sequence GTGACCGACTCGAACGACCGTCCGCTGGTCTCGTACATCGTTGCGACGTTCAATAGAGCCGACGACCTGGCGGACGCCGTCGACTCCGTTCTCGCCCAGCAGTACCGACCGCTCGAGGTGGTCGTCGTCAGCAACTCGACGGACCGAGCGCGGGAGGCCGAACTGTTCGAGGACGGCGGTCGGTTCGACCTCGACTGCGTGCAGTACCACCACTACCCGGAGCGGATGGGCGCGCCGGGCGCGAAGAACGTCGCAATCGAACACGCCTCCGGCGAGTTCGTCGTCCAGATAGACGACGACGCCGTGATGGTCGACGAGGACGCGACCGACGAAGTGCTCAGACTGTTTGAGCGGTACGAGGACGTCGGAATCTTGGCGTTCAAGTCGCTCGACTACTACACCGGCGAGGTGAAAGTCGACGAGACGCCCGACGCGCCGGAGTTCCACATCTCCCCGGAGGAGCAGTACCGGACCACGAGCTTCATCGGTATGGGGACCGCGTTCCGGCGCGAGATGTTCGAGACGACCGGACTGTACCCCGACAACTTCGTCTACGGATTCGAGGAGATGGACCTCTCGATACGGGCGCTCGACGCCGGCTACGACATCCTCTACGCGCCCTCGGTCGCGGTGTACCACAAGAAGACGCCCGAGGGGAGAATTCCCGACACGGAGACCAAAGAACGCCTCGTCGAGAATCGCATCAACATCGCCGTCCGCAACCTCCCGTGGCGGTACGTCCTGTTCACGACGCTCATCTACTCCGTCTACGTGGTGTTCCTCACGAAGAGCGTCTCGTCGCTCGCGAACGTGTACCGCCGACTGTACGGGAAGCGGGACCGACTCCGCGCCGAACGGAATGTCGTCGACAGACGGACCATCGAGCGCATCAAGTCGCGAAAGACGATGCTGTTTCTCTGGTGGTACGGACCGCACCCGAAGCGAATCTTCGGCCCGGACGGTGACCTCGGTCGACTGAAGTGGGAAGCATAA
- a CDS encoding HpcH/HpaI aldolase family protein produces MTDSRTNALRETVDSGGVALGVLDGMYNPDVVELCGDLGVDFVWHDLEHAGPSPWDATTLSNLLRAADATDTELLVRIPVTEPALMRKVLDAGVRNVFLSRVRSAAELREAVRAARFEYDGEPGQRGLAAPRASRWGLADDYPATEDEEIFVGVTVENQRAVDEIGEILSVPELGFVFVGPYDLSVDTGHPGEVDHEEVQARVETIRDATLDSDVALGGLGFGMDDVNEKADQGYQILNVGSTMAGVSEMVSSRLDAFEGER; encoded by the coding sequence ATGACGGATTCACGAACGAACGCGCTCCGAGAGACGGTCGACTCCGGCGGCGTCGCCCTCGGCGTGCTCGACGGGATGTACAACCCCGACGTGGTCGAACTCTGCGGCGACCTCGGCGTCGACTTCGTCTGGCACGACCTCGAACACGCGGGACCGAGTCCGTGGGACGCGACGACGCTCTCGAACCTGCTACGGGCCGCCGACGCGACCGACACCGAACTACTGGTTCGCATCCCGGTCACCGAACCCGCGCTGATGCGGAAGGTGCTGGACGCGGGCGTCCGCAACGTCTTCCTCTCGCGGGTCCGCTCGGCGGCCGAACTCCGCGAGGCGGTCCGCGCCGCGCGATTCGAGTACGACGGCGAACCCGGCCAGCGCGGCCTGGCCGCGCCGCGGGCGAGTCGCTGGGGTCTCGCCGACGACTACCCGGCGACCGAGGACGAGGAGATCTTCGTCGGGGTCACCGTCGAGAACCAGCGGGCGGTCGACGAGATCGGCGAGATTCTCTCGGTGCCGGAACTGGGGTTCGTCTTCGTCGGCCCGTACGACCTCTCGGTCGACACCGGCCACCCCGGCGAGGTGGACCACGAGGAGGTGCAGGCGCGCGTGGAGACGATTCGAGACGCGACGCTCGACAGCGACGTCGCCCTCGGCGGTCTCGGCTTCGGGATGGACGACGTGAACGAGAAAGCCGACCAGGGCTACCAGATTCTCAACGTCGGTAGCACGATGGCCGGCGTCTCCGAGATGGTGTCGTCGCGACTCGACGCGTTCGAGGGCGAGCGGTAG
- a CDS encoding AAA family ATPase, translated as MVEAFAVASGKGGTGKTTSTLALGMALAAEHDVTVVDADTGMANLLFHAGLDDVEVTLHDLLVEETGTEVSEATYERFGMSVVPCGTSLAAFEAADPARLRDVVADLASDTDVLLLDSPAALGSKSAVLPIVLADRIVVVLQPTVPALSDGLKVQEYARSYGTETAGVLFNRVHDDAGIDRVVDRASEYFGGQTLATVPDSDVVRAARRAGEPLLAHAPDSAPAAAYRKAAGRIDVHAGDEGDVADRFRSAVVPDTP; from the coding sequence ATGGTCGAGGCGTTCGCCGTCGCCAGCGGGAAGGGCGGCACCGGGAAGACGACGAGCACGCTCGCGCTGGGGATGGCACTCGCCGCCGAACACGACGTCACCGTCGTCGACGCCGACACCGGGATGGCGAACCTGCTGTTTCACGCCGGTCTCGACGACGTGGAGGTGACGCTACACGACCTGCTCGTCGAGGAGACCGGAACCGAGGTGTCGGAGGCGACGTACGAGCGGTTCGGGATGTCGGTCGTCCCCTGCGGGACGAGTCTCGCGGCGTTCGAGGCGGCCGATCCCGCCCGCCTGCGGGACGTGGTCGCCGACCTCGCGAGCGACACCGACGTGCTCCTTCTCGACTCGCCCGCCGCGCTCGGGTCGAAGAGCGCCGTCCTCCCCATCGTCCTCGCCGACCGAATCGTCGTCGTCCTCCAACCGACGGTGCCGGCGCTCTCGGACGGCCTGAAGGTTCAGGAGTACGCGCGGTCCTACGGCACCGAGACGGCGGGCGTGCTGTTCAACAGAGTCCACGACGACGCCGGAATCGACCGCGTCGTCGACCGTGCGAGCGAGTACTTCGGCGGGCAGACGCTCGCGACAGTCCCCGACAGCGACGTGGTTCGCGCGGCCAGACGCGCGGGCGAACCGCTACTGGCGCACGCGCCGGACTCCGCCCCAGCCGCCGCCTATCGGAAAGCGGCCGGCCGAATCGACGTTCACGCGGGCGACGAGGGCGACGTGGCGGACCGCTTTCGCAGCGCCGTCGTCCCCGACACGCCATGA
- a CDS encoding NADH-ubiquinone oxidoreductase-F iron-sulfur binding region domain-containing protein, which produces MTDHTESNAVVRVCVGGSTDGASATADAARAAADDARVVGVGPTGIDGDAPLVLVTRGGETTFYRDCGPERATRVVESLEDGGVEPGDATVEHDAERRTLPVPELGPLAVGDRRVLGRCGWVDPADAGAYDEWATDVVGDTDAAMEQVREVGLLGRGRGDATHDDPVAVEWDVARETPGDPVLVVNANESDRRNETDKTLVEGDSVAVLDGALAVAELVGVEASDIVVYLNEADTLAQDRVRAAVDSLTEARDIDGKPQVVAGPDLYIAGEPTMALESLEGNDRLEARLRPPSPARHGLYGRPTLIHTPRTLAQVRELLLRPENFDADDADPGTRLVTVTGDVAAPATVELPTGGSLSAVRNAVEFDGPLKMACVGGQFGGFTRTLDHTPSAPALAGAELGTEGVVELFDDSHCAVATAGGRSRFARDENCGRCVPCREGSKQLLNKLRGVYDGEFDDDGLRELTRVMRTTSTCVFGSSAARAVTTAMDEFETEFRAHADGRCPSGACEEA; this is translated from the coding sequence ATGACAGACCACACGGAATCGAACGCCGTCGTCCGCGTCTGCGTCGGCGGGTCGACAGACGGGGCGAGCGCGACGGCGGACGCCGCGCGGGCAGCCGCGGACGACGCGCGCGTGGTCGGGGTCGGACCGACCGGCATCGACGGCGACGCGCCGCTCGTACTGGTGACGCGGGGGGGTGAGACGACGTTCTACCGCGACTGCGGACCGGAGCGGGCGACGCGCGTCGTCGAGTCGCTCGAAGACGGCGGGGTCGAACCGGGCGACGCGACGGTCGAACACGACGCCGAGCGTCGAACGCTGCCGGTTCCCGAACTCGGTCCGCTGGCGGTGGGTGACCGGCGCGTGCTCGGACGATGCGGCTGGGTCGACCCGGCCGACGCCGGTGCGTACGACGAGTGGGCCACCGACGTGGTCGGCGACACCGACGCCGCGATGGAACAAGTCCGCGAGGTCGGACTACTGGGCCGGGGACGAGGCGACGCGACGCACGACGATCCCGTCGCCGTCGAGTGGGACGTCGCGCGCGAGACGCCGGGCGACCCGGTGCTCGTCGTCAACGCCAACGAGAGCGACCGGCGAAACGAGACGGACAAAACGCTCGTCGAGGGCGATTCCGTCGCGGTCCTCGACGGGGCACTCGCCGTCGCCGAACTGGTGGGCGTCGAGGCGAGTGACATCGTCGTCTACCTCAACGAGGCCGACACCCTGGCGCAGGACCGGGTGCGCGCGGCCGTCGATTCGCTGACCGAGGCGCGTGACATCGACGGGAAGCCGCAGGTCGTCGCCGGCCCGGATCTGTACATCGCGGGCGAACCGACGATGGCGCTCGAATCGCTGGAGGGCAACGACCGACTGGAAGCACGCCTCCGGCCACCCTCGCCCGCGCGCCACGGCCTGTACGGCCGCCCGACGCTGATTCACACGCCGCGGACGCTCGCGCAGGTCCGCGAACTGCTACTCCGACCCGAGAACTTCGACGCCGACGACGCCGACCCGGGAACCCGTCTCGTGACCGTCACCGGCGACGTCGCCGCGCCCGCGACGGTCGAACTGCCGACCGGCGGGTCGCTGTCGGCGGTTCGTAACGCCGTCGAATTCGATGGGCCGCTGAAGATGGCCTGCGTCGGCGGGCAGTTCGGCGGGTTCACGCGCACACTCGATCACACGCCGAGCGCGCCGGCGCTCGCGGGCGCGGAACTCGGCACGGAGGGCGTCGTCGAACTGTTCGACGACTCCCACTGCGCGGTGGCGACGGCGGGCGGGCGGTCGCGGTTCGCCCGCGACGAGAACTGCGGCCGCTGCGTCCCCTGCCGCGAGGGGTCGAAACAACTTTTGAACAAACTGCGCGGCGTCTACGACGGCGAGTTCGACGACGACGGCCTCCGAGAGCTAACGCGCGTGATGCGGACGACGAGCACCTGTGTGTTCGGATCGTCGGCCGCGCGCGCCGTCACGACGGCGATGGACGAGTTCGAGACCGAGTTCCGCGCGCACGCCGACGGGCGCTGTCCGAGCGGCGCGTGCGAGGAGGCCTGA